A single region of the Acidobacteriaceae bacterium genome encodes:
- a CDS encoding DUF2461 domain-containing protein, with translation MPTHFTPAAMTFLRGLARHNDRNWFNDRKRVYETELKVPMLALVDEITQSMADYAPEHMRPAHRSMMRIYRDIRFSPDKRPYKTHVAAWWSRRGMEKTSGGGFYLHIDPKGCYVAGGVYMPEREQLLALRRWMAENHRDYNKQLNKLLKPRSSRAPAMHPIDPEALSRMPKGFPACHPADELLRARNWGVRCSLPPALALRTTLAREVIARFRLMAPLVDTLNEAILSSAPASSEPLRRIRANAFL, from the coding sequence ATGCCCACGCATTTCACGCCGGCTGCGATGACGTTTCTACGCGGCCTGGCGCGGCACAACGACCGCAACTGGTTCAACGACCGCAAGCGCGTCTACGAGACCGAGCTCAAGGTGCCAATGCTCGCCCTCGTTGACGAGATCACGCAGTCCATGGCCGACTATGCGCCCGAGCACATGCGCCCCGCGCACAGATCGATGATGCGCATCTACCGCGACATTCGATTTTCGCCGGACAAGCGTCCGTACAAGACACACGTGGCGGCTTGGTGGTCGCGCCGCGGCATGGAGAAGACTTCAGGCGGCGGCTTCTACCTGCACATCGATCCCAAAGGCTGCTATGTCGCCGGCGGCGTCTACATGCCCGAGCGCGAGCAACTGCTCGCGTTGCGACGCTGGATGGCGGAAAATCATCGCGATTACAACAAGCAGCTCAACAAGCTGCTCAAGCCTCGTTCCTCACGCGCGCCCGCAATGCACCCGATCGACCCGGAGGCGCTGAGCCGCATGCCCAAGGGCTTCCCCGCCTGTCACCCCGCGGACGAACTGCTGCGCGCGCGCAATTGGGGCGTGCGCTGCTCGCTTCCGCCGGCGCTGGCGCTTCGAACGACTCTCGCGCGCGAGGTCATCGCTCGCTTCCGGCTGATGGCGCCTCTTGTCGACACACTCAACGAAGCGATACTGTCCAGCGCCCCGGCCTCTTCCGAGCCTCTTCGTCGCATCCGGGCGAACGCCTTTCTCTGA
- a CDS encoding XRE family transcriptional regulator, translating to MLETRPPHKRIQDAEPSGAVGLAERVDGASDIGVPPEAAEALIEGKRIGERIKFLRQRKHMGLVELGRYTGLSASFLSQLETGRVVPTLRNLARIAMVFSRDLSYFFEPERPELFKIQRATDRQRLPQTGAADPDYFFESLGQVPAEQMIAPYVAEFLPGNGRRTPTPHQHTGAEFLYMLSGRLRLLHEGRSEILERGDAVYFDPAVKHSYERIGDEQCTALILTMPEGMRSSQAPIRMAPQTQSAANGTIAKKRARQAGD from the coding sequence ATGCTGGAGACCAGACCTCCGCATAAGCGAATCCAGGACGCTGAACCTTCGGGCGCAGTGGGCTTGGCGGAGCGCGTTGACGGAGCTTCCGATATCGGTGTGCCGCCCGAAGCAGCCGAGGCCCTGATCGAAGGCAAGCGAATCGGCGAACGGATCAAGTTTCTGCGGCAGCGCAAACACATGGGTCTGGTGGAGCTCGGACGCTATACGGGCCTGTCCGCCAGCTTCCTTTCCCAATTGGAGACGGGGCGGGTGGTCCCTACATTGCGGAACCTCGCGCGCATTGCGATGGTCTTCTCGCGGGACCTGAGCTACTTCTTCGAGCCGGAACGGCCGGAACTGTTCAAGATTCAGCGCGCAACGGATCGGCAGCGGCTGCCGCAGACCGGAGCCGCAGACCCGGACTACTTCTTCGAGAGCCTGGGACAGGTGCCGGCGGAGCAGATGATTGCGCCGTATGTGGCGGAGTTTCTGCCCGGCAACGGACGCCGCACGCCGACTCCTCACCAGCACACGGGCGCCGAGTTCCTGTACATGCTGAGCGGACGCCTGCGTCTTCTGCACGAGGGCCGCTCGGAAATCCTGGAGCGCGGGGATGCGGTCTACTTCGATCCGGCGGTCAAGCACAGCTATGAGCGGATCGGGGACGAGCAGTGTACAGCCCTGATCCTGACCATGCCGGAGGGAATGCGCTCCAGCCAGGCGCCCATCCGAATGGCTCCGCAGACACAGAGCGCAGCCAACGGTACAATCGCCAAGAAGCGCGCCCGCCAAGCCGGGGATTAG
- a CDS encoding 5'-3'-deoxyribonucleotidase, which produces MSVQQPNGSRRLEPKPARRIICVDMDEVIADALGEHLMRYNRDFAERITRADLQGQWLWDFVPPERQQALADYMMSEDFFAVLRVMPHAQRVLERLQEHYEIYIATAAMEVPSSFNAKFHWLKQHFPFIPPSHIVFCGNKSILRGDFLIDDNPRQLRLFHGEGILFNSPANVNVTGFRRVHDWLEVERLFLPVNAV; this is translated from the coding sequence ATGAGCGTTCAGCAACCCAACGGGTCCCGACGCCTTGAACCTAAACCAGCCCGTCGCATCATCTGCGTGGACATGGATGAGGTTATCGCCGACGCGCTCGGCGAGCACCTGATGCGCTACAACCGCGATTTCGCCGAGCGAATCACGCGCGCCGATCTCCAGGGCCAGTGGCTCTGGGATTTCGTTCCGCCCGAACGCCAGCAGGCTCTTGCCGATTACATGATGTCGGAGGATTTCTTTGCCGTCCTGCGCGTCATGCCGCATGCCCAGCGCGTTCTGGAGCGCCTGCAGGAGCACTACGAAATCTACATCGCCACAGCAGCGATGGAAGTGCCATCCAGCTTCAATGCCAAGTTCCACTGGCTGAAGCAGCACTTCCCATTCATTCCGCCATCGCACATCGTCTTTTGCGGCAATAAGAGCATCCTGCGCGGCGACTTCCTCATCGACGACAACCCGCGCCAGCTTCGCCTGTTCCATGGCGAAGGCATCCTGTTCAACTCACCGGCGAACGTCAACGTCACCGGCTTCCGCCGGGTACACGACTGGCTGGAGGTCGAAAGGCTGTTTCTTCCGGTAAACGCTGTCTAG
- a CDS encoding HU family DNA-binding protein: MAKGMTKTQLVRHLAEKNELTSKQTANFMQLLAETAVKETKKNGEFTIPGLGKLVKAERKARIGRNPQTGEAIKIKAKTVVKFRVAKAAKDSIAPPKK, translated from the coding sequence ATGGCAAAAGGCATGACCAAGACACAGCTCGTCCGTCACCTCGCAGAGAAGAACGAGCTCACCAGCAAGCAAACCGCGAACTTCATGCAGCTTCTCGCAGAGACCGCGGTCAAAGAGACCAAGAAGAACGGCGAGTTCACCATTCCCGGCCTCGGCAAGCTCGTCAAGGCGGAGCGCAAGGCGCGCATCGGCCGCAACCCGCAGACCGGCGAGGCCATCAAGATCAAGGCCAAGACTGTCGTGAAGTTCCGCGTTGCGAAGGCCGCGAAGGATTCGATCGCTCCCCCAAAGAAGTAG
- a CDS encoding DHA2 family efflux MFS transporter permease subunit has protein sequence MATATLSEVESASQPMDPHAAWRPRVNPWIVAMTVTLATFMEVLDSSIANVSLPHIAGGLGSTQEEATWVITAYLVANAIILPAGAYMTTFIGRKKFYMICVLLFGVSSAMCGFAPSLPLLIFFRVLQGIGGGGLAPSEQAILADTFPPNKRGQAFAMYGLAVVCAPAIGPTLGGYITDNFNWRWIFFLNIPVCLLSLFLTSRIVEDPPWIEKEVKESQKGGIKLDLIGFSLLALTFGSLEFLLDKGQEDDWFSSHVITLFAVMTVVAFVVMIWWELRQLRVGHRPILNLTLFKRRSFAISFTLMFVLGFALYGTTILIPQFVQTLLGYTAELSGKVLSPAGFMMMAMMPVVGVLSGKVDARKLIGYGFFMLTMALLYMGKMNLGLSYGELVFMRCFQASGLAFLFIPINTISYIGVKQTESNDVSGLMNLARNIGGSSGTAFMATMLIRRTAAHETSMVRNMTAGSAGFTRQVTALAGRFAAGNGKGVTGGPFGGASLGAIHQAQAFIYNQMHRQAAMLAYIDIIRYLTLFCAFMIPVLFFIPKPPKGMHAGH, from the coding sequence ATGGCCACCGCTACCTTATCTGAGGTCGAGAGCGCTTCGCAGCCAATGGACCCGCATGCGGCGTGGCGTCCACGCGTGAATCCGTGGATCGTCGCCATGACCGTGACGCTGGCGACGTTCATGGAGGTGCTGGATAGCTCCATCGCCAACGTCTCCCTGCCGCATATTGCAGGCGGGCTGGGCTCCACACAGGAAGAGGCGACATGGGTGATCACCGCCTACCTCGTCGCGAACGCGATCATCCTTCCGGCCGGCGCGTACATGACGACGTTCATCGGACGCAAGAAGTTCTACATGATCTGCGTGCTGTTGTTCGGCGTGAGTTCGGCGATGTGCGGCTTCGCGCCGTCACTTCCGCTGCTGATCTTCTTCCGCGTGCTGCAGGGCATCGGCGGCGGCGGTCTGGCGCCCAGCGAACAGGCAATCCTTGCCGACACCTTTCCGCCCAACAAGCGCGGGCAGGCGTTTGCGATGTACGGCCTGGCTGTCGTGTGCGCGCCCGCGATTGGCCCGACGCTGGGCGGCTACATCACGGACAACTTCAACTGGCGCTGGATCTTCTTCCTGAATATTCCGGTATGCCTGCTGTCGCTCTTTCTCACTTCGCGCATCGTTGAAGATCCGCCGTGGATCGAGAAAGAAGTGAAGGAATCGCAAAAGGGCGGCATCAAGCTGGACCTGATCGGCTTCTCGCTGCTCGCACTGACGTTTGGCTCGCTGGAGTTCCTGCTCGATAAAGGCCAGGAGGACGACTGGTTCTCTTCTCACGTCATCACGTTGTTCGCGGTGATGACAGTCGTCGCGTTCGTGGTCATGATCTGGTGGGAGCTGCGACAGCTCCGCGTGGGTCACCGGCCCATCCTGAACCTCACGCTCTTCAAGCGCCGAAGTTTTGCCATCAGCTTCACGCTGATGTTTGTGCTCGGGTTCGCGCTCTATGGCACGACGATCCTGATTCCGCAGTTTGTGCAGACGCTGCTCGGGTACACAGCGGAGCTCTCGGGGAAAGTCCTGTCTCCGGCCGGCTTCATGATGATGGCGATGATGCCGGTGGTTGGTGTGCTGTCGGGCAAGGTGGACGCGCGCAAGCTGATCGGCTATGGCTTTTTCATGCTCACGATGGCGCTGCTCTACATGGGCAAGATGAACCTGGGCCTGAGCTACGGCGAGCTCGTGTTCATGCGATGTTTCCAGGCGTCAGGCTTGGCGTTCCTGTTCATTCCGATTAACACGATCTCGTACATCGGCGTGAAGCAGACGGAGAGCAACGATGTGTCGGGCCTGATGAATCTCGCGCGCAACATCGGAGGCTCGTCGGGCACGGCGTTCATGGCGACGATGCTGATACGCCGCACTGCCGCGCACGAGACCTCAATGGTCCGCAACATGACCGCGGGCAGCGCCGGGTTCACGCGGCAGGTGACGGCGCTTGCGGGCAGATTCGCCGCGGGCAATGGCAAGGGAGTAACCGGAGGTCCGTTCGGCGGAGCGTCGCTGGGTGCGATTCACCAGGCGCAGGCGTTCATCTACAACCAGATGCACAGGCAGGCCGCGATGCTCGCCTACATCGACATCATCCGCTACCTGACGCTCTTCTGCGCGTTCATGATCCCCGTGCTGTTCTTCATTCCGAAGCCGCCGAAGGGAATGCACGCGGGCCACTAG
- a CDS encoding C4-type zinc ribbon domain-containing protein — protein MNPDLEHLVILQAQDLELQRLRQEQAEAPRRVAAAEAAFKSAEQALAKIRQDLAREEKLRRSQESDTDGHRSKIARLRRQMETATSAAQITALEHEISFAESAIRKLEDEELASLERTESLEGAEETAAAGVEKTRTALDEERVRAAATVDRTRTGLEAIEAERKNLRSQISEAPLANYDRVAKSRGTGLSEAIDHKCSACQMMVRPQRWNDLTGSEHEDQIFTCETCGRMLFWDPRRDTPRSWEAGERLSSAQSHAAAEPRR, from the coding sequence ATGAATCCCGACCTCGAACATCTCGTCATCCTTCAGGCGCAGGACCTGGAACTGCAGCGTCTTCGCCAGGAGCAGGCCGAGGCTCCGCGTCGCGTCGCCGCTGCCGAAGCCGCGTTCAAGTCCGCAGAGCAGGCGCTCGCGAAGATTCGCCAGGACCTCGCGCGCGAAGAAAAACTTCGCCGCAGCCAGGAGTCCGATACCGACGGACATCGCAGCAAGATCGCGCGCCTCCGCAGGCAGATGGAGACCGCGACCAGCGCTGCGCAGATCACCGCCCTCGAGCACGAGATCAGCTTCGCCGAATCCGCCATTCGCAAGTTGGAGGACGAAGAACTCGCCTCGCTCGAACGGACCGAGTCGCTCGAGGGCGCGGAAGAGACTGCTGCAGCAGGCGTGGAGAAGACCCGGACCGCGCTCGACGAAGAACGTGTGCGTGCCGCAGCCACAGTGGACCGCACGCGTACCGGTCTTGAGGCCATTGAAGCCGAACGCAAAAATCTGCGCTCACAGATCAGCGAGGCCCCGCTGGCCAATTACGACCGCGTCGCGAAATCGCGAGGCACCGGGCTTTCCGAAGCGATCGATCACAAGTGCTCCGCCTGCCAGATGATGGTTCGCCCGCAGCGCTGGAACGACCTCACCGGCAGCGAGCACGAGGACCAGATCTTCACCTGCGAGACCTGTGGCCGCATGTTGTTCTGGGATCCGCGCCGCGACACGCCGCGCTCCTGGGAGGCCGGCGAACGGCTCTCCTCTGCACAATCCCACGCCGCCGCGGAGCCGCGTAGATGA